A genomic segment from Candidatus Brocadia sinica JPN1 encodes:
- a CDS encoding D-alanine--D-alanine ligase has protein sequence MKRKNVVVLMGGVSPEREISLRSGNAVAKALADAGFNVSCIDVKDEKIEELDHKEIDVAFVALHGYFGEDGGVQQLLESKGILYTGSGIKASKLAMDKLATKKCFIEAGLKTPEYITVTEFQELIEIQHEVMRIGLPLVLKPTRNGSSIGISLVKDMNNLQLALEKAFEFGYEVIIEKYIKGREFTIGILDDKALPIIEIKPAMEFFDYDAKYKDDRTEYLIVKTTLRENGEAVGAPPRNVGFLSSSQCDEAQELALNAHRVLGCKGFSRVDMMLDDRNEFSLLEVNTIPGFTEKSLLPKAARAAGISFSSLCEKIVDLAFQSVLVSVDETIQK, from the coding sequence GTGAAGCGAAAAAATGTTGTTGTGTTGATGGGCGGAGTATCTCCTGAACGTGAAATTTCATTACGTTCCGGTAACGCAGTGGCAAAGGCATTGGCGGATGCAGGATTCAACGTTTCTTGCATCGATGTGAAAGACGAGAAGATTGAGGAATTGGACCATAAGGAAATAGATGTTGCTTTTGTTGCCTTGCACGGATATTTTGGTGAAGATGGGGGAGTACAACAACTTTTGGAATCAAAGGGGATTCTTTACACTGGTTCTGGGATCAAAGCAAGCAAGCTTGCTATGGATAAATTAGCAACAAAAAAATGTTTTATCGAGGCGGGCCTTAAAACGCCGGAGTATATCACTGTGACAGAATTCCAGGAATTGATTGAGATACAGCATGAAGTAATGAGAATCGGGTTGCCGTTAGTGTTAAAACCCACAAGGAATGGTTCCAGCATAGGCATATCACTAGTGAAGGATATGAACAATCTTCAACTAGCTTTAGAAAAGGCATTCGAGTTTGGGTATGAGGTGATTATAGAGAAATACATAAAAGGAAGGGAATTTACTATTGGTATACTAGATGACAAGGCATTGCCCATTATTGAGATTAAACCAGCAATGGAATTCTTTGATTATGATGCGAAATACAAGGATGATAGAACAGAATACCTGATTGTAAAAACAACCCTGAGAGAGAATGGAGAAGCAGTCGGCGCCCCCCCCCGTAACGTTGGGTTTCTCTCATCTTCCCAGTGCGATGAGGCACAAGAATTGGCTTTAAATGCGCATAGGGTACTTGGTTGTAAAGGATTTTCGAGGGTTGATATGATGCTGGACGATCGGAATGAGTTCTCATTGTTAGAAGTGAATACAATTCCGGGTTTTACCGAAAAAAGCCTGCTGCCCAAGGCGGCGAGAGCGGCAGGTATATCCTTCTCGTCTTTATGTGAAAAAATTGTGGATCTTGCTTTCCAGAGTGTACTGGTAAGTGTCGATGAAACAATACAAAAATAG
- a CDS encoding cell division protein FtsQ/DivIB: MKQYKNSGNSIFYLKAFMNSFSTKLGELKRVLYPLFLRFGIFACIIVFAIWGIKRIWCSLTDLNIFKVSPSTFSFNTPSWVNDNFSEDIKHIETLNERYDMYENNLTQKIADVYGGIVVVKKVDSIKRVFPNKLNIKLVLRKPVALIKNGSNAYLVDDECVLLPKEYYKLQNVEYDSPCIQSNKLARLPLYGSKWNDKGIEAGIELVKFLRANNIHNLFKVVAVDVSNVCKRRFTGKSDIVLWTESNTQIRWGCSSLCNEPNELSDEEKLQNLLSIARIEGTNLKQMEYVDVRWKKPLGKRWAKVDVSTEER, from the coding sequence ATGAAACAATACAAAAATAGCGGGAATAGTATATTCTATCTCAAGGCTTTTATGAACTCCTTTTCCACCAAATTAGGGGAATTGAAAAGAGTGCTCTATCCCCTTTTTTTACGATTTGGGATATTTGCCTGTATAATAGTTTTTGCGATATGGGGGATAAAAAGGATATGGTGTTCTCTGACAGATTTAAATATTTTTAAAGTCAGTCCTTCTACGTTTTCTTTTAACACGCCCTCCTGGGTGAATGATAATTTTTCTGAAGATATAAAACATATTGAAACTTTGAATGAACGGTATGACATGTATGAAAATAATTTGACACAAAAAATAGCAGACGTTTATGGAGGAATCGTTGTTGTTAAGAAAGTGGACTCTATCAAGCGGGTTTTTCCTAACAAACTGAATATCAAACTTGTGCTGCGCAAGCCTGTTGCTCTAATTAAAAATGGGAGTAATGCCTATCTCGTAGATGATGAGTGTGTCCTGTTGCCAAAAGAATATTACAAATTACAAAATGTGGAGTACGATAGTCCCTGTATCCAGAGCAATAAACTTGCCAGGTTGCCTCTTTATGGAAGCAAATGGAATGATAAAGGCATTGAAGCAGGAATAGAGTTGGTGAAATTTCTCAGGGCAAATAACATCCATAATCTTTTTAAGGTTGTAGCAGTCGATGTGTCAAATGTATGTAAAAGGCGGTTTACGGGCAAGAGTGATATTGTTTTGTGGACAGAAAGCAATACACAAATACGGTGGGGATGTTCTTCCTTATGTAATGAACCCAATGAACTTTCCGATGAAGAGAAGCTGCAAAATCTCCTCAGTATTGCAAGAATAGAAGGAACGAATTTGAAACAGATGGAATATGTTGATGTCCGTTGGAAGAAACCGTTAGGTAAACGATGGGCAAAGGTGGACGTTTCAACGGAAGAACGTTGA
- a CDS encoding prepilin-type processing-associated H-X9-DG domain-containing protein — translation MLLFGGRINSAGIADNFEGSYGSVAQRHSKAANILFLDGHIECIRNGNSDGTTNEGWPTRQAGQGLIWSPENPDLP, via the coding sequence GTGTTACTCTTTGGTGGTCGCATCAATAGCGCTGGAATAGCTGATAACTTTGAAGGCTCGTATGGGAGCGTGGCACAAAGGCACTCAAAGGCAGCAAACATTCTTTTTTTAGACGGTCATATAGAATGCATACGGAATGGCAATTCGGATGGAACAACAAATGAAGGCTGGCCCACCAGGCAGGCAGGACAAGGGTTAATCTGGAGCCCGGAGAATCCCGATTTACCATAG